TCAAAAAGAGCATGTGAAATGCTTGCAAATGCTGGTGTTCCTTTAGGGAATCAATCTGTAATTTTAGCTGGTATCAATGATAGTGTTCCGATTATGAAGAAGCTCATGCATGATTTAGTTAAAATACGTGTGCGTCCTTACTATATTTATCAGTGTGATCTCTCAGAAGGAATAAGCCATTTTAGGGCACCTGTTTCTAAAGGTATTGAAATTATAGAAGGATTACGAGGGCACACATCAGGATATGCCGTACCGACTTTCGTAGTTGATGCACCTGGTGGAGGAGGTAAAATTGCTGTTCAACCTAATTATTTGATCTCCCAAAGTGCAGACAAAGTTGTGTTACGTAATTTTGAAGGTGTTATTACGACATACCCTGAGCCAGAAAACTATGTAGCGGGTAGAGCCGATGGGTATTTTAAAGAAATTTATCCATCTATGGATGAGAAGAAATCATCAATTGGGATAGCGGGTTTAATGAATGAGGAACAATTTAACCTTATTCCTGAAGGGGTATCAAGACTAAACCGACGTCAAGACTATGACCAAAACCCTGATCATAGTTCATTAAAAGATAAAAGAGAAAAACGAGATGTATTAAAAGAAAAAAAATATCAATCACAAATACAAAAATTAGAAAAAAATAACGAATCAACAAAAGAGGCTTGATACAAATGGTTAATCAAATCGGTTGTCAATGGTGTGAATCGGATAAAATAAAACACGAACAAAATACTGTTTATTGGGAATTACCAGATGGTACGAAGGCTATACAGATTAATGCTGTACCATGCATTACATGTTTAACGTGTGGTATCGAATATCAAGAAGAAGCAATAGTAGACACAATAGAAGAGCAACTGTTGTTAATCAATACTGAGCAAATCCAACAGTCAATTACTTATGAGGAACTGTTAGCAATACCACGTTTATTAAAGAAGAATTACTTCAAGTTTTAATTAAATCTGTTATAAACATGTTTGCTACAAGTAGTAAGTAAAAACATTGATATATCAGCATGCTCAATTATTACGTCCTTGAATGTTTGAAATATCTGCTTCTGATTTTATAAGAAGCAGGTTTTTTTTACAAAATTTATATAGTGTTCCAAAATTGTTACTGTATGGTTTCCTTTTTCGTAAAAGTGTCAAGAACATTTATAATAATATAATTTCAAATCTCTATAAAGAAAAATGAATGAACTTATTAATTACAGCAGCTCTACTGCATTCTGTATTTTAAAAAAAATGACCATTGTTAGGCAGTTTAGTTTTTCTAAAAGAATAGCATCTTTCCCGTAATTTCAAACATTATATTATCCAATAAAGCCAAAAAAGAAGCTGCAAAAACAAATGCAATTATTGATAATACTATCCTATTTTTTAATTGAATAGCATTGAACCGTTTATAAGACCTGTCAAATAACATAATTATTAATATAAGGAGAGGTAAGCTTATACTAATAGCTAATAAATCAATTCGATCAAACGGTTTACTTAAATATTTATCGGTATAAAAATTGATAACTATAAATGTAATAAATAACATGAATTGATAAACAAAAAATTTTAAGCAGTACATGTATGATTTACTCCAAATTATAAGGCGTCATTAATATAATACCTATACTTTGATGATTTAATTTGAAAAATTGTTCATAAAGTAGCCTTTTTCATTTCACTTATTTAATCCAGAAGGATCGTTTGTTTCTCACAGTAATAATGCGGGCAAGTATTAACAATATTTAACTTTGATATGTTACAACAACTTTAGCCATAATGGAATAGAAAAAATGTGTTAAAAGACAAGTATGATGGAGAAAAGAAATGTTTATATTGTATACAGGTTTATGGGTAGGATTGACATTACCTATTAGTTTATCTATAGCTTTTTCGTTACTTAAGCCAATTGTGATAAAAGACACTACTGGGGTTAGTATGTTAGTGATTGCTATTATAGTTGGACTTGTAAATACATATTTAGGTGTAAAGGTAATTGAAAAATATATTCAGCCTAGGTTAGAAAAAAGAAAGGAAAATAGGCATTTTTCTTAACACACCAGCAAATCAAGGGATAGTGGGGCTGTTTGTCATAGTAAAAAGTTTTTTGTTACAAGTATATTAATGATTAGTGGTGAATTTTACATATAAGGATTCGTTAAATAGGTAATTTAAACTGGATTATTATTAATTTTATACCTCTAAATACCATTAAATTCTGAGTTTTTTATGGGGGAGTATAAACTTTGTGGCTTTTTCGATTAATGATTTACTCTTGGATTATCGGATTATTACTTTTTTTTACAACAGCTATCTTACCAGAGGCTATATCATCCAAATCAATGAACATTGAGTTTCCAAAATGGTCGTTTATTATCTTAACGTCACTTTTTTTAATAGTAATTAAAGATAAATGGTGGATAAAAACATTATCAGTATTATTTAGTCTAGTTGTATCAATTGCACTAATTGTTTTATTAGTACCTTAAATTCAAATAATATTTGATCATTTAAAATGTATTGTATTACTTATACTTTGGAGGCATAAGAATGGAGCAACATTGCTGTGAAACAATGACACACTACGTTAATTTCAAATGTAAACAACATCCTAATATTTTTGATTGTCCCGATAGTCTAATACACTATACAGAGAACTTAGATGAGTATGGGTTAATC
This Bacillus sp. SM2101 DNA region includes the following protein-coding sequences:
- a CDS encoding YokU family protein — its product is MGCQWCESDKIKHEQNTVYWELPDGTKAIQINAVPCITCLTCGIEYQEEAIVDTIEEQLLLINTEQIQQSITYEELLAIPRLLKKNYFKF